A window of uncultured Fusobacterium sp. contains these coding sequences:
- a CDS encoding helix-turn-helix domain-containing protein has product MKQLKAYKFRIYPRDEQKIFFSKTFGCVRLVYNLMLND; this is encoded by the coding sequence ATGAAGCAACTAAAAGCATATAAATTTAGAATATATCCAAGGGATGAACAAAAGATATTTTTTAGTAAAACTTTTGGTTGTGTTCGTCTTGTCTACAACCTTATGCTAAATGATA